The following DNA comes from Cellulophaga sp. HaHa_2_95.
ATAATCTCTTGAAGATTTAGCACGTTTATCTGAAAGATATCTGTTATAATCACTGGCACCTCTACTATCGGTATGTGATTCTATCTTAATCACCATTTCCGGATATTCAGACATTACCTCTACCAATTTATCTAACTCTTTAGAGGCATCCTCTCTAATAAACGACCTATCAAAATCAAAATAAATCATATCAGTCTTAAGCTTTCTTATCCCCTCTTCTATTACGATAAGTTCTTTTAGCTTTTTCAATGAAACATTGACCATCTCTGTTTCATTCAATATAGTCATGACCTCCTTAACATCTTGAAAAAATTCTTTTCTATTGGTTTTGATACTATATTTCTTATCCCCATCAAGATCTTCAAAAACAAAACTACCATCTTCAGCCGTTTCTACTTCCTTAAGCTTAATATTGTTTTCATCCAAAAGCATCACTAGAGCTTTAGGCATAACATCTCCTGTAACCAATTCTGTTACCACACCAGCAATAGCTGTATGGGTTACCTCTTCCATCATTAAACGCTCAAAGGAGTAAATATCATCATCACCTTTACCACCTGCACGGTTAGAAGCAAAATATCCCTTTTGACTCTCCTCACTAACGATATAAGAGAAATCATCTTTATTACTATTTACAGGAACCCCTACATTCTTAACCTCCTGAAAACCATCAACGTCATAAGAAGCTTCAAAAACATCTAAACCACCAAGACCAGCATGCCCATCTGATGAAAAGTAAATTTTCTTGTCTGTAACAAACGGAAACATTTCTCTTTTCTCTGTATTAATTTCTGGACCTAAATTTCTAGGAGTAGAATAAGTACCATCTTCCAAAACATCAACAACAAAAATATCTGAAGCGCCTAAACTGCCCGGCATGTCGGAAACGAAATATAATAATTTACCATCAGGACTTAAGGCCGGATGCCCCGTAGAATAACTATCACTATTAAAAGGTAGTTCTTTAGGTTCTGCCCAATCATCACCAACCTTAACAGACGTATAGATTTTCAAGTGATTGACACCATTTTTATCACGCTTTAACTTTTTACCATAATTATTACGTGTAAAGTACATAGTTTCATTATCTGGAGAAAACGTAACAGAAGCCTCGTGATATTTAGAATTTATCTTTTTGGAAAATTTAATAGCACTTTTTAAATCTGCAGACTCCTCGTTTATCTTAGAAACATATAAATCTAAAAACGGCTGATCATTCCATTTATACTTACGCGTAACAAAGACCGATGAATCTAGTGAAGAAGAAAAAACCACTTTATCATTATCATAAAACATAGGCGAAAAATCTGAATATTCAGAGTTTATAGCCACGTTATCTATCGTAAAGCCAGCATCACCATTTAGAATTTTGTCTAAGGCAACTTCTTCTCTAGTAGCATTAAAAGCATATGCATTTTGAGTGTCTTCCTTTTGCATTTTTTCATACAAACGCATAAACCGTTTAGCCTTACCATATTTACCATTACCTTTTAGTGTATGCGAATACTTAAAATAATTATCCGCCGTCATATTATCTTTATATTCCTTATATAAAACATCATACCACTGGTATGCC
Coding sequences within:
- a CDS encoding OmpA family protein; its protein translation is MKKLILSVLFLSGFGIYAQSAKTNSLDNTTVVKSLDTSQDNTVAIEDVTIDMLNSLRDDGELKKTNPKASKIIQKADAYFNKMWYAEAAALYELALKDKENYTFENLKKAGDAYYYNTNMKKAYQWYDVLYKEYKDNMTADNYFKYSHTLKGNGKYGKAKRFMRLYEKMQKEDTQNAYAFNATREEVALDKILNGDAGFTIDNVAINSEYSDFSPMFYDNDKVVFSSSLDSSVFVTRKYKWNDQPFLDLYVSKINEESADLKSAIKFSKKINSKYHEASVTFSPDNETMYFTRNNYGKKLKRDKNGVNHLKIYTSVKVGDDWAEPKELPFNSDSYSTGHPALSPDGKLLYFVSDMPGSLGASDIFVVDVLEDGTYSTPRNLGPEINTEKREMFPFVTDKKIYFSSDGHAGLGGLDVFEASYDVDGFQEVKNVGVPVNSNKDDFSYIVSEESQKGYFASNRAGGKGDDDIYSFERLMMEEVTHTAIAGVVTELVTGDVMPKALVMLLDENNIKLKEVETAEDGSFVFEDLDGDKKYSIKTNRKEFFQDVKEVMTILNETEMVNVSLKKLKELIVIEEGIRKLKTDMIYFDFDRSFIREDASKELDKLVEVMSEYPEMVIKIESHTDSRGASDYNRYLSDKRAKSSRDYIISQGIDADRIESAIGYGEDKLLNDCDGSVRCTREKHELNRRSEFIIVKM